The following proteins come from a genomic window of bacterium:
- the purD gene encoding phosphoribosylamine--glycine ligase yields MKILVVGSGGREHALVWKLAQSPAAAAIYAAPGNPGISEYARCVKIKADDLSGIGKFALGEKIDLVVVGPEIPLCMGITDLLEEAGIAVFGPSFGAAQIEGSKAFSKRIMRSCGIPTAEFGSFTDFGKASAYAVSLGGDMWIKASGLAAGKGAVYAANPAEAQKILKTMMLDDAFGESGHTVVIEENMTGEEASIFALCDGSTYKLLVSSQDHKRVFDGDTGPNTGGMGAYAPAPLVSKPLMDRIEREILQPTLDGMAREGVPYKGLLYAGIMATSDGPKVVEFNCRFGDPETQAVLPLLDGDLAEILLACARGNVSGTHVGVSDGFALCVVIASGGYPGSYAKGMTVNDIDEAECIEGVKV; encoded by the coding sequence CCGCTGCTGCGATATATGCAGCTCCCGGAAATCCCGGCATCTCGGAGTACGCCCGATGCGTGAAAATAAAGGCGGACGACCTGTCGGGCATCGGCAAGTTTGCCCTCGGCGAGAAAATCGATCTTGTCGTGGTCGGTCCCGAGATTCCCCTGTGCATGGGTATAACCGATCTTCTCGAAGAGGCGGGCATTGCAGTGTTCGGCCCCTCTTTCGGGGCGGCTCAAATCGAGGGTTCCAAGGCGTTTTCGAAACGGATCATGCGTTCCTGCGGCATCCCGACAGCCGAATTTGGTAGTTTTACCGATTTCGGGAAAGCATCGGCATATGCAGTTTCTCTCGGCGGAGACATGTGGATAAAGGCGAGCGGCCTTGCCGCCGGAAAGGGCGCCGTATATGCTGCAAATCCCGCTGAGGCGCAGAAGATACTAAAGACCATGATGCTCGATGATGCGTTCGGCGAATCCGGTCATACGGTCGTTATCGAGGAAAACATGACGGGCGAGGAAGCTTCCATATTCGCTTTGTGCGATGGATCGACATACAAGCTGCTCGTTTCATCGCAGGACCACAAACGCGTTTTCGACGGCGATACGGGACCGAATACCGGCGGTATGGGTGCGTATGCTCCCGCTCCCCTCGTCTCGAAACCGCTCATGGACAGGATCGAACGCGAGATACTCCAGCCGACTCTCGACGGTATGGCCCGCGAAGGAGTACCCTACAAAGGTCTCCTGTATGCCGGGATCATGGCGACCTCCGACGGCCCGAAAGTGGTTGAGTTCAACTGCCGGTTCGGCGACCCCGAAACCCAGGCGGTTCTGCCGCTCCTCGACGGCGATCTGGCGGAAATACTTCTTGCGTGCGCCAGGGGGAATGTGTCCGGCACGCATGTCGGTGTTTCCGATGGCTTTGCGCTCTGCGTCGTCATTGCATCCGGCGGATACCCGGGTTCCTACGCCAAGGGTATGACAGTCAATGACATAGACGAGGCAGAATGTATAGAGGGCGTAAAAGTGT